TCGGCGAGGTCGACTCCGTCGAGGCGGCGAAATCCCGCACCCGCGAGGAGATCGACCGGATCGTCGAGGGGATCGAGACGGGCAAACACCGGGCCGCCGCCCGCGCCGCGACCACGTTCGAGGACGGCGAGACGGTCCTCACCCACGACTTCTCGACGACCGTCCTGGAGGCCGTCGAGGTGGCGGCGGCGGAGGGCTGTCACCTCACCGCCTACGTCACCGAGGCGCGGCCGCGCTACCTCGGGCGCAAGACCGCGCGCCGCCTCGCGGAGATGGATCGCGTCGAGCCACACCTCCTCGTCGACAGCGCCGCGGGGCACGTCCTCGACCGCTGTGACCGCGTCGTCGTCGGCATGACCTGCATCGTCGGCGAGACGCTCTACAACCGCGTCGGCACCTTCCCGCTCGTCGCCGCCGCGAGCGTCGCGGACGTGCCCGTCACCGTCGTCGGCTCCGAGTCGAAGATCATCGAGAGCGACTTCGTCTTCGAAAACGAGGAGCGTGAACCGGCGGAGGTGATCCGCGAACCCGTCGAGGGCGTCCGGATCGAGAACCCCGCCTACGACGCGACGCCGATGGACCTGATCGACGAGGTGGTGACCGATCAGGACCAGTTCGCGCCCTAGCGCCGGATCAGCTCGGAGAGCCGGTCGCGCAGGCGCTCGTCGGGGCCGAGCCGGAGGTAGTACGCGT
This window of the Haloplanus rubicundus genome carries:
- a CDS encoding translation initiation factor eIF-2B, which gives rise to MIDETIEEIRRMQTHSSSVVAVKATTALEELLDRDYRNVEAYERDLERNAGALRRANPSHASLHKAMREVVDNVLGEVDSVEAAKSRTREEIDRIVEGIETGKHRAAARAATTFEDGETVLTHDFSTTVLEAVEVAAAEGCHLTAYVTEARPRYLGRKTARRLAEMDRVEPHLLVDSAAGHVLDRCDRVVVGMTCIVGETLYNRVGTFPLVAAASVADVPVTVVGSESKIIESDFVFENEEREPAEVIREPVEGVRIENPAYDATPMDLIDEVVTDQDQFAP